The following are encoded in a window of Acropora muricata isolate sample 2 chromosome 6, ASM3666990v1, whole genome shotgun sequence genomic DNA:
- the LOC136920928 gene encoding galanin receptor type 1-like, with the protein MENLLNFTGAPNSSFTTSEKSGWEPNYVITIHYTVTAIICLTGILGNILVIIVTSTKRSSKTAVNKYIFNLAVADIGVLAISYPLICVKAADPFNWPLGKVVCKVFNPFSDIFYSASIGSIVAIAIDRHTAIVRGMSARRSLSVAKWVILGVWLSGFIAVVTPLYFVVEYIEKNGTTYCTSEWPSRLARNIYLVSLTFLGYVLPLGLILWAYRQIASQIRASKMLHSRITGMCRTREANMMKRTDAANMKALNILVQVVVAFAVTMFPFHAFRMASLFVRVVRWRYHWIVYNICTVLLLSNSAVNPIIYSLVSREFRQRLKDALRFKCPRLFPEP; encoded by the coding sequence ATGGAAAACCTGCTAAATTTCACTGGTGCTCCCAATTCCTCGTTTACGACGTCAGAAAAGTCCGGTTGGGAACCAAATTATGTCATAACAATACACTACACCGTCACCGCCATCATCTGCCTCACTGGAATTCTGGGTAACATTCTCGTCATAATTGTCACGAGTACTAAACGCTCCAGCAAGACCGCTGTAAACAAGTACATTTTCAACCTAGCCGTCGCGGATATCGGAGTGTTGGCCATCTCCTACCCGTTGATTTGTGTAAAAGCCGCTGACCCTTTTAACTGGCCCTTGGGAAAGGTGGTATGCAAGGTATTTAACCCGTTCTCGGACATTTTCTATAGCGCTTCTATTGGCTCAATCGTTGCCATAGCGATCGACAGGCACACCGCGATTGTGCGCGGAATGAGCGCCCGCCGCTCTCTTTCTGTGGCTAAGTGGGTTATTTTGGGCGTGTGGCTTTCTGGTTTCATAGCAGTGGTCACCCCGTTATACTTCGTCGTGGAGTACATCGAAAAAAACGGTACAACATATTGCACTTCAGAGTGGCCGAGTAGATTGGCTCGAAATATCTACCTCGTATCACTCACCTTTCTCGGGTACGTGCTTCCGCTGGGCTTGATACTGTGGGCTTACAGGCAAATCGCTAGTCAGATTCGTGCCAGCAAAATGCTTCATTCACGAATCACGGGAATGTGCCGCACTCGCGAAGCTAACATGATGAAAAGAACTGACGCCGCAAACATGAAAGCGTTGAATATTCTTGTGCAAGTGGTCGTAGCGTTCGCTGTCACGATGTTCCCTTTCCACGCGTTCAGGATGGCCTCCCTTTTCGTCAGAGTGGTTAGATGGAGATACCATTGGATAGTTTATAACATTTGCACTGTACTTTTGTTGTCCAATAGCGCCGTCAATCCGATTATTTACTCACTTGTCAGCCGAGAATTCCGACAGCGTCTCAAGGATGCTTTGAGGTTCAAATGTCCTCGTTTGTTTCCAGAACCTTGA
- the LOC136920924 gene encoding galanin receptor type 1-like, giving the protein MENLINFTGALNSSFTTSEKSYWELNYVITIHYTVTGIICLIGILGNILVIIVTSTKRSSKTAVHKYIFNLAVADMGVLAICYPFICVQAADPLNWPLGKVVCKVFYPFSDIFYSASVGSIVAIAIDRHTAIVRGMTAHRSLSVAKWVILGVWLSSFIAVVTPLYFVMEYIEENGTISCTPVWTSRLARNSYFISITFLGYILPLGLILWAYRQIASKIRASKMLHSRIMGMCGTREANTMKRTDAANTKALKILVPVVVAFAVTMFPFHAFTLASLFVRLGKWRSVWIVYNICIVLLLSNSTVNPIIYSLVSREFRQRFKDAFRFKCPRLFREPSRRN; this is encoded by the coding sequence ATGGAAAACCTGATAAATTTCACTGGTGCTCTCAATTCCTCGTTTACGACGTCGGAAAAGTCCTACTGGGAACTAAATTATGTCATAACAATACACTACACCGTCACCGGCATCATCTGCCTCATCGGAATTCTGGGTAACATTCTCGTCATAATAGTCACGAGTACCAAACGCTCCAGCAAGACCGCTGTACACAAGTACATTTTCAACCTGGCCGTCGCGGATATGGGGGTGTTGGCGATCTGCTACCCGTTCATTTGTGTACAAGCCGCTGACCCTTTAAACTGGCCCTTGGGAAAGGTGGTATGTAAGGTATTTTACCCGTTCTCAGACATCTTCTATAGCGCTTCCGTTGGCTCAATCGTTGCCATAGCGATCGACAGGCACACTGCGATAGTGCGGGGAATGACCGCCCACCGCTCTCTTTCTGTGGCTAAGTGGGTTATTTTGGGCGTGTGGCTTTCCAGTTTCATAGCAGTGGTCACCCCGTTATACTTCGTCATGGAGTACATCGAAGAAAACGGTACAATAAGTTGCACTCCAGTGTGGACGAGTAGATTGGCTCGAAATTCCTACTTCATATCAATCACCTTTCTGGGGTACATACTTCCGCTGGGCTTGATACTGTGGGCTTACAGGCAAATTGCTAGTAAGATTCGCGCCAGCAAAATGCTTCATTCACGAATCATGGGTATGTGCGGCACTCGCGAAGCTAACACGATGAAAAGAACTGACGCCGCAAACACGAAAGCGTTGAAGATTCTTGTGCCAGTGGTCGTAGCTTTCGCTGTCACGATGTTCCCCTTCCACGCGTTCACGTTGGCCTCTCTGTTCGTCAGATTGGGCAAGTGGCGATCCGTTTGGATCGTTTATAACATTTGCATTGTACTTTTGTTGTCCAATAGCACCGTCAATCCGATTATTTACTCACTTGTCAGCCGAGAATTCCGACAGCGCTTCAAGGATGCTTTTAGGTTCAAATGTCCTCGTTTGTTTCGGGAGCCTTCAAGACGAAACTAA
- the LOC136920920 gene encoding galanin receptor type 1-like, with translation MDNLLNFTRAPNSSFTTSENSDWEPKYVKTIHHTLSAIICVIGILGNILVIIITSTKRSSKTAIHKYIFNLAIADIGVLVICYPLTLVKAADPLKWPLGKVVCKVFYPFSDIFYSASIGSIVAIAIDRHTAIVRGMTAHRSLSVAKWVILGVWLSGFIAVVTPLYFVMEYIEKNGTIDCTPEWPSTVAGNCYIVSLSILWYILPLVLILWAYRQIASKIRASKMLHSRINSMCGTRKTNTMKRTDAANTKALKILVPVVIAFAVTMFPFHAFRLVSLFVRVGRWRYLWIVYNICTVLLLSNSAVNPIIYSLVSREFRQRFKDALRFKCRRLFRESTRRKLNSSSLRQSLTGPGRETDV, from the coding sequence ATGGACAACCTGCTAAATTTCACTCGTGCTCCCAATTCCTCGTTTACGACGTCGGAAAACTCCGATTGGGAACCAAAGTATGTCAAGACAATACACCACACCTTGAGTGCAATCATCTGCGTCATTGGAATTCTGGGTAATATTCTTGTCATAATAATCACGAGTACCAAACGCTCAAGCAAGACCGCTATACACAAGTACATTTTCAACCTGGCCATCGCGGATATCGGAGTGTTGGTGATATGCTACCCGTTGACTTTGGTAAAAGCCGCTGACCCTTTGAAATGGCCCTTGGGAAAGGTGGTATGCAAGGTATTTTACCCGTTCTCGGACATCTTCTATAGCGCTTCCATTGGCTCAATCGTTGCCATAGCGATCGACAGGCACACCGCGATTGTGCGCGGGATGACCGCCCACCGCTCTCTTTCTGTGGCTAAGTGGGTTATTTTGGGTGTGTGGCTTTCTGGTTTCATAGCAGTGGTCACCCCGTTATACTTCGTCATGGAGTACATCGAAAAAAATGGTACAATAGATTGCACTCCAGAGTGGCCGAGTACAGTGGCTGGAAATTGCTACATCGTATCACTCTCCATTCTCTGGTACATACTTCCGCTGGTCTTGATACTGTGGGCTTACAGGCAAATCGCTAGTAAGATTCGTGCCAGCAAAATGCTTCATTCGCGAATCAACAGCATGTGCGGCACTCGAAAAACTAACACGATGAAAAGAACTGACGCCGCAAACACGAAAGCGTTGAAGATTCTTGTGCCAGTGGTCATAGCGTTCGCTGTCACGATGTTCCCCTTCCACGCGTTCAGGTTGGTCTCTCTGTTCGTCAGAGTGGGCAGATGGAGATACCTTTGGATCGTTTATAACATTTGCACTGTACTTTTGTTGTCCAATAGCGCGGTCAATCCGATTATTTACTCACTTGTCAGCCGAGAATTCCGACAGCGCTTCAAGGATGCTTTAAGGTTCAAATGTCGTCGCTTGTTTCGAGAGTCTACACGACGAAAACTAAATTCATCTTCTCTTCGCCAGTCGCTGACTGGCCCTGGCAGGGAAACAGACGTGTAA
- the LOC136920915 gene encoding cerebellar degeneration-related protein 2-like isoform X2 → MSSACFNVEYISENMDQKERSYHCCTDLELAAEIGKNLLERNKELEVMLKSSHQYLEEQSVKNEFLSKQLETLRELHENQARTCEHMEAATMDLQVKNKELESEASFMKRRYQVLVQTVDNLESKCDDYRTQLEDLQVERMRLQREMANSLSPKLTQKDDRYEIVGSDGEEYNNDNEEKVLGFKKDIEILNDRILKLKRQHSEEKRRREELEFELSDLIHENQQLDKELLDFAAHAKQWQERAASEASNLNQSPENNSAFRRPFSESTDDESYIFVDGDFDRQTSGLSDQSEIEILSPLHELKSPSEENSTSFLSELGSQYHELVRKYDSLVDRCRNEGIVQELPPIPTVQRAIQTSPQDERPPGEINAEGSSQPGGTKAREYKKLFAQIYSKLEESRSYKSTHEAEK, encoded by the exons ATGTCGTCGGCGTGTTTTAACGTGGAATATATTAGCGAAAATATGGATCAGAAAGAACGTAGTTACCATTGCTGTACGG ACCTGGAATTGGCCGCTGAGATCGGCAAGAATTTGCTTGAGCGAAATAAAGAACTGGAAGTGATGCTGAAATCCTCCCATCAATATCTAGAAGAACAGTCTGTCAAAAATGAG TTCCTTTCCAAGCAGCTAGAGACACTTCGAGAATTGCACGAAAACCAAGCGCGAACATGCGAACACATGGAGGCAGCCACTATGGATCTGCAGGTGAAAAACAAGGAATTGGAAAGCGAGGCATCTTTTATGAAAAGGCGCTACCAAGTGTTAGTGCAAACGGTGGACAACTTGGAGAGCAAATGCGACGACTACCGAACTCAGCTCGAAGACCTGCAAGTAGAGCGCATGCGCCTTCAGAGGGAAATGGCAAATTCCTTGTCGCCCAAGTTGACTCAAAAAGACGACCGGTATGAAATCGTCGGAAGCGACGGCGAGGAATACAACAACGATAACGAAGAGAAAGTTTTGGGATTTAAGAAAGATATTGAAATTCTCAACGACAGGATTTTGAAATTGAAGCGCCAACATTCCGAGGAAAAACGACGACGCGAAGAACTCGAGTTCGAGTTGTCGGATTTGATCCACGAAAACCAACAACTAGATAAAGAACTCTTAGACTTCGCGGCACATGCAAAGCAGTGGCAAGAAAGGGCCGCGTCTGAAGCTTCCAACTTGAATCAGTCACCTGAAAACAACTCGGCATTTCGTCGACCATTCTCGGAAAGTACCGATGATGAATCTTACATATTTGTTGATGGCGATTTCGATCGGCAGACGAGTGGGTTGTCAGATCAAAGCGAAATTGAGATTCTGAGTCCGTTGCACGAGCTGAAATCCCCTTCGGAGGAAAACAGCACATCGTTTCTGTCAGAACTGGGAAGCCAGTACCACGAACTTGTACGAAAATACGACTCTCTTGTCGACAGATGTAGGAACGAGGGCATCGTTCAAGAACTTCCGCCAATTCCAACCGTGCAACGAGCGATTCAAACTTCCCCACAAGATGAAAGACCCCCGGGTGAAATTAATGCCGAGGGAAGTTCCCAGCCGGGAGGTACAAAGGCCCGGGAATACAAGAAACTCTTCGCTCAGATCTACTCGAAACTAGAGGAATCTCGAAGTTACAAGTCCACGCATGAAGCAGAGAAGTGA
- the LOC136920915 gene encoding cerebellar degeneration-related protein 2-like isoform X1, giving the protein MESASVISKSYSTCDNRWHKRDLELAAEIGKNLLERNKELEVMLKSSHQYLEEQSVKNEFLSKQLETLRELHENQARTCEHMEAATMDLQVKNKELESEASFMKRRYQVLVQTVDNLESKCDDYRTQLEDLQVERMRLQREMANSLSPKLTQKDDRYEIVGSDGEEYNNDNEEKVLGFKKDIEILNDRILKLKRQHSEEKRRREELEFELSDLIHENQQLDKELLDFAAHAKQWQERAASEASNLNQSPENNSAFRRPFSESTDDESYIFVDGDFDRQTSGLSDQSEIEILSPLHELKSPSEENSTSFLSELGSQYHELVRKYDSLVDRCRNEGIVQELPPIPTVQRAIQTSPQDERPPGEINAEGSSQPGGTKAREYKKLFAQIYSKLEESRSYKSTHEAEK; this is encoded by the exons ATGGAATCTGCATCGGTGATCAGCAAATCTTATTCGACTTGTGATAACAGATGGCATAAGCGCG ACCTGGAATTGGCCGCTGAGATCGGCAAGAATTTGCTTGAGCGAAATAAAGAACTGGAAGTGATGCTGAAATCCTCCCATCAATATCTAGAAGAACAGTCTGTCAAAAATGAG TTCCTTTCCAAGCAGCTAGAGACACTTCGAGAATTGCACGAAAACCAAGCGCGAACATGCGAACACATGGAGGCAGCCACTATGGATCTGCAGGTGAAAAACAAGGAATTGGAAAGCGAGGCATCTTTTATGAAAAGGCGCTACCAAGTGTTAGTGCAAACGGTGGACAACTTGGAGAGCAAATGCGACGACTACCGAACTCAGCTCGAAGACCTGCAAGTAGAGCGCATGCGCCTTCAGAGGGAAATGGCAAATTCCTTGTCGCCCAAGTTGACTCAAAAAGACGACCGGTATGAAATCGTCGGAAGCGACGGCGAGGAATACAACAACGATAACGAAGAGAAAGTTTTGGGATTTAAGAAAGATATTGAAATTCTCAACGACAGGATTTTGAAATTGAAGCGCCAACATTCCGAGGAAAAACGACGACGCGAAGAACTCGAGTTCGAGTTGTCGGATTTGATCCACGAAAACCAACAACTAGATAAAGAACTCTTAGACTTCGCGGCACATGCAAAGCAGTGGCAAGAAAGGGCCGCGTCTGAAGCTTCCAACTTGAATCAGTCACCTGAAAACAACTCGGCATTTCGTCGACCATTCTCGGAAAGTACCGATGATGAATCTTACATATTTGTTGATGGCGATTTCGATCGGCAGACGAGTGGGTTGTCAGATCAAAGCGAAATTGAGATTCTGAGTCCGTTGCACGAGCTGAAATCCCCTTCGGAGGAAAACAGCACATCGTTTCTGTCAGAACTGGGAAGCCAGTACCACGAACTTGTACGAAAATACGACTCTCTTGTCGACAGATGTAGGAACGAGGGCATCGTTCAAGAACTTCCGCCAATTCCAACCGTGCAACGAGCGATTCAAACTTCCCCACAAGATGAAAGACCCCCGGGTGAAATTAATGCCGAGGGAAGTTCCCAGCCGGGAGGTACAAAGGCCCGGGAATACAAGAAACTCTTCGCTCAGATCTACTCGAAACTAGAGGAATCTCGAAGTTACAAGTCCACGCATGAAGCAGAGAAGTGA